A DNA window from Penaeus vannamei isolate JL-2024 chromosome 5, ASM4276789v1, whole genome shotgun sequence contains the following coding sequences:
- the LOC113800403 gene encoding latrophilin Cirl isoform X8, producing the protein MKEARSRMGVAGVASARAWGRQWPERGLLLLLLLMTYWTVTTRAGMSPAFPTATGSTSGTTYRTAYACEGTTLSISCDPGFVINVIRANYGRYSITICNIHGNTEWSVNCQSPRTHRVLSERCGLTQGCSMPVNSEIFGDNCPGTYKYIEVHYSCVIDATTTTTSRPRPPWYMHTRAPIRTPPTLYANYSTTTTTTLPPSTTTSTTTTTSTTTTTTSTTTTTQAPDLEPQGQEPAEGPEAEAPATAPMENATSPAAPVMPSSSTVSTSTSTSTVIPSSSSTPGSSTHSPPVPPPRVDGDYENPYCPPSFARGLYWNWTRSGEIAVQPCPGGASGWARRSCKTVDWAGPADLSECRSVWLATLETRANSHDSLIGVTADLAKVTENKALYGGDLITTARLLSTLATLMADDLDDFPEPRQRQAVVTEMLQSALATGSALLAAGMAGPWGDLAVRERRHAVTQLMVALEEASFLLADVLPTGTEAVHHKSHVLASARAVTADGSSVAFPSAQDQTVDWGFTDSVALPPEAILENNDGGTTRVVFLTYQHLEDLLAPGSEPLGHRSGNITRLVNSRVVSASLGHGRHIQLPEPVTLTFSLLRQENVTRPVCAFWDYTTSAWSDEGCRVMFHNRSHVTCQCDHLTNFAVLMEKSTGGAAEDPQAALRILAYVGCVVSLVCVGGSLLVFSVFRSLASPRTAVHRHVCICLTAAELVFLVGVWRTDTPVLCGVVAGVLHYTVLSAFAWMFMEGVHVYMSVARAVECDSLRLRWWHYTLAYGLPLLVVAAAAVVDPFSYGTDQYCWLRTDNYFVFFLVGPALLLLAAHVALLAAALVYTCRLSPDDALKTKEMARLDSTRAWLRGTITLLLLMVLTWTLSLLFLHRPSLPIAAAFCVLNALHGIFIFIYYCVRNQKYLPTLCQLGGVKGPGASTRPPVGPLLSGGTSTMGSGGSLRQGVTGHLPLGALHQSLPRHHTVTLPRTTTTTATTTSTNLHHATLKHAEEDASYKSFSRDSGHGGSEQEDSPRAGWNNHHHRYSNSLTADLKNAYLAKLNSINASGGLDGGLTFPNMEGGNKVITVPNSYTTQLSPAAVPPAVAAMLRGNANTARSHSPWNHTYMEIETEGDPVYEEIERERWVGRAAGVVNGPTGQETLQVSDLSDEDMKRGTPSDMSRQSSRSYGDARPLLPYHHAQGHHFPRSPQDQQFALSEERLRDFNAAQMSRDLEQLQQAQQHLSRDNLMTVAVLNGEQVVCRLTSPSNPQAPQSLPVIHEAGGRGLVASQTLNGEPAHVVVSRGPHYRPQQFSEC; encoded by the exons GTGCGGATTGACGCAGGGCTGCTCCATGCCCGTCAACAGCGAGATCTTCGGAGACAATTGCCCGGGCACCTACAAGTACATCGAAGTCCACTACAGTTGCGTCATAG ACgcgaccaccaccactacctccaggCCGCGGCCGCCGTGGTACATGCATACGAGAGCCCCGATTAGGACGCCTCCGACTCTGTACGCGAACTACAGTACAACCACGACGACCACCCTCCCGCcatccaccaccacatccaccacaacaaccacaagcacgaccaccaccaccacgagcaccaccaccaccacccaggcTCCTGACTTGGAACCGCAAGGTCAGGAGCCAGCGGAGGGCCCCGAGGCCGAGGCGCCCGCTACAGCACCCATGGAAAACGCCACGTCTCCCGCTGCTCCAGTTATGCCGTCGTCTTCTACAgtatctacctctacctctacctctactgtTATCCCGAGTAGCTCCTCGACCCCAGGTAGTAGCACGCACTCGCCGCCCGTGCCTCCGCCGCGTGTGGATGGGGACTATGAAAATCCATACTGTCCTCCCTCGTTTGCTCGCGGACTCTACTGGAACTGGACTCGCAGCGGGGAAATTGCGGTACAGCCGTGTCCAGGGGGCGCCTCCGGATGGGCGAGGCGCTCGTGCAAGACGGTGGACTGGGCGGGTCCTGCTGACCTGAGCGAATGTCGCAGCGTCTGGCTGGCCACGCTCGAGACCCGAGCTAATTCTCACGATTCGCTGATCGGCGTGACGGCCGACTTGGCGAAAGTGACAGAAAATAAAGCTCTGTACGGCGGCGATCTGATCACCACGGCTCGCCTCCTCTCCACGCTGGCCACCCTCATGGCGGACGATCTGGATGACTTCCCAGAGCCGCGGCAGCGCCAGGCCGTTGTGACGGAGATGCTGCAGTCGGCGCTCGCTACGGGGTCTGCCCTGCTGGCGGCAGGGATGGCAGGTCCCTGGGGTGACCTGGCTGTGAGGGAGAGACGCCACGCCGTGACGCAGCTCATGGTGGCCCTGGAAGAGGCGTCGTTCCTTCTGGCCGATGTCCTGCCTACGGGCACGGAAGCGGTGCACCATAAGTCTCACGTGCTGGCGTCTGCGCGGGCTGTCACGGCCGATGGGTCCTCTGTGGCATTCCCTTCTGCCCAAGATCAGACTGTGGACTGGGGCTTCACCGACTCCGTCGCCCTCCCCCCTGAGGCCATCCTCGAAAACAATGATGGCGGCACGACGAGAGTTGTGTTTCTCACGTACCAGCACCTGGAGGACCTGCTTGCGCCGGGCTCGGAACCTCTTGGCCATCGGTCAGGAAACATCACACGGCTAGTGAACTCGCGTGTCGTGTCAGCGTCACTGGGTCACGGTCGCCACATTCAGTTGCCTGAGCCCGttactctcactttctcgctGTTGCGACAGGAGAATGTGACTCGCCCCGTGTGTGCCTTCTGGGACTACACCACGTCAGCGTGGAGCGACGAGGGTTGTCGCGTCATGTTCCACAATCGCTCGCACGTCACTTGCCAGTGCGATCACCTTACGAACTTTGCCGTTCTGATGGAGAAGTCCACCGGTGGAGCGGCGGAGGATCCACAAGCAGCCTTGCGCATTTTGGCTTATGTTGGGTGCGTCGTGAGCctcgtgtgtgtgggcgggtctCTGCTGGTCTTCTCGGTCTTCCGAAGCCTGGCCTCCCCCCGAACTGCTGTGCATAGACATGTGTGCATCTGCCTCACCGCGGCCGAACTGGTGTTTCTTGTCGGGGTGTGGAGGACCGACACCCCAGTGCTGTGTGGCGTGGTGGCCGGCGTCCTGCACTACACGGTTCTCTCGGCATTCGCTTGGATGTTCATGGAAG GTGTTCACGTTTATATGAGTGTTGCTCGAGCAGTAGAATGCGATTCTCTGCGACTGCGGTGGTGGCATTACACCCTGGCCTACGGCCTCCCGCTCCTGGTGGTGGCCGCCGCTGCAGTTGTGGACCCCTTCAGCTATGGCACCGATCAGTATTGCTGGCTCAGGACTGACAACTACTTCGTGTTCTTCCTCGTCGGGCcggcgctgctgctgctggcggcCCACGTGGCCCTCCTGGCGGCCGCCCTCGTGTACACCTGCAGGCTCTCCCCGGACGACGCCCTGAAGACCAAGGAGATGGCACGACTCGACTCGACCAG GGCTTGGCTGCGAGGGACCATCACGCTGCTGCTCCTGATGGTGCTGACCTGGACGCTGAGCCTGCTGTTCCTGCACCGGCCGTCGCTCCCCATCGCCGCCGCCTTCTGCGTCCTCAACGCCCTCCACggaatcttcatcttcatctactACTGCGTCAGGAACCAGAAG TATCTTCCAACGCTGTGTCAGCTCGGCGGAGTGAAGGGTCCCGGGGCCAGCACACGCCCCCCGGTGGGACCCCTGCTGTCAGGGGGCACGTCCACGATGGGCTCTGGGGGGTCTCTTCGTCAGGGGGTCACGGGCCACCTCCCCCTCGGCGCCCTGCATCAGTCGTTGCCCCGCCACCACACAGTCACCCTCCcgcgcaccaccaccaccacagccaccaccaccagcaccaaccTTCATCACGCCACCCTTAAGCACGCGGAGGAAGACGCTTCCTACAAGTCCTTCTCGCGGGACTCGGGCCACGGCGGCTCGGAGCAGGAGGACTCGCCCCGCGCCGGATggaacaaccaccaccaccgctactcCAACTCGCTCACCGCCGACCTCAAGAACGCTTACCTCGCCAAACTCAACAGCATCAACGCGAGCGGCGGCCTGGACGGGGGCCTCACCTTCCCCAACATGGAAGGCGGCAACAAAGTGATCACAGTGCCCAACAGCTACACGACGCAACTGTCGCCCGCCGCCGTGCCTCCCGCCGTCGCCGCCATGCTCCGGGGCAACGCCAACACGGCTCGCTCGCACTCTCCTTGGAATCACACGTACATGGAGATCGAGACCGAAGGCGACCCCGTGTACGAGGAGATAGAGCGTGAGCGCTGGGTGGGACGCGCAGCCGGTGTCGTCAACGGACCGACGGGCCAGGAGACGCTGCAGGTGTCCGACCTCTCCGACGAGGACATGAAGCGAGGCACGCCGAGCGACATGAGCCGACAGTCCTCCAGAAGCTACGGCGACGCCCGACCCCTGCTTCCGTATCACCACGCTCAAGGCCACCACTTCCCTCGGAGCCCGCAGGACCAACAGTTCGCTCTCAGTGAGGAGAGATTACGGGACTTCAACGCAGCTCAGATGAGTCGAGATCTGGAACAGCTGCAGCAGGCACAACAGCATCTTTCGCGCGACAACCTGATGACCGTGGCAGTCTTGAACGGGGAGCAGGTGGTCTGCCGCTTGACGTCGCCCTCGAACCCCCAGGCGCCACAGAGCCTGCCAGTCATCCACGAGGCCGGCGGACGAGGCCTTGTGGCATCCCAGACCCTGAACGGGGAGCCCGCCCACGTGGTGGTGTCGCGGGGCCCGCACTATAGACCCCAGCAGTTCAGCGAGTGTTAG
- the LOC113800403 gene encoding latrophilin Cirl isoform X4 — protein MKEARSRMGVAGVASARAWGRQWPERGLLLLLLLMTYWTVTTRAGTTYRTAYACEGTTLSISCDPGFVINVIRANYGRYSITICNIHGNTEWSVNCQSPRTHRVLSERCGLTQGCSMPVNSEIFGDNCPGTYKYIEVHYSCVIDATTTTTSRPRPPWYMHTRAPIRTPPTLYANYSTTTTTTLPPSTTTSTTTTTSTTTTTTSTTTTTQAPDLEPQGQEPAEGPEAEAPATAPMENATSPAAPVMPSSSTVSTSTSTSTVIPSSSSTPGSSTHSPPVPPPRVDGDYENPYCPPSFARGLYWNWTRSGEIAVQPCPGGASGWARRSCKTVDWAGPADLSECRSVWLATLETRANSHDSLIGVTADLAKVTENKALYGGDLITTARLLSTLATLMADDLDDFPEPRQRQAVVTEMLQSALATGSALLAAGMAGPWGDLAVRERRHAVTQLMVALEEASFLLADVLPTGTEAVHHKSHVLASARAVTADGSSVAFPSAQDQTVDWGFTDSVALPPEAILENNDGGTTRVVFLTYQHLEDLLAPGSEPLGHRSGNITRLVNSRVVSASLGHGRHIQLPEPVTLTFSLLRQENVTRPVCAFWDYTTSAWSDEGCRVMFHNRSHVTCQCDHLTNFAVLMEKSTGGAAEDPQAALRILAYVGCVVSLVCVGGSLLVFSVFRSLASPRTAVHRHVCICLTAAELVFLVGVWRTDTPVLCGVVAGVLHYTVLSAFAWMFMEGVHVYMSVARAVECDSLRLRWWHYTLAYGLPLLVVAAAAVVDPFSYGTDQYCWLRTDNYFVFFLVGPALLLLAAHVALLAAALVYTCRLSPDDALKTKEMARLDSTSGVYTNALQHRLYSRLAWLRGTITLLLLMVLTWTLSLLFLHRPSLPIAAAFCVLNALHGIFIFIYYCVRNQKVREWCRSAVESEAWLPQAVRGVFAAEKQTYSPNNNTNPHPAISHALNHALASPALNQYLPTLCQLGGVKGPGASTRPPVGPLLSGGTSTMGSGGSLRQGVTGHLPLGALHQSLPRHHTVTLPRTTTTTATTTSTNLHHATLKHAEEDASYKSFSRDSGHGGSEQEDSPRAGWNNHHHRYSNSLTADLKNAYLAKLNSINASGGLDGGLTFPNMEGGNKVITVPNSYTTQLSPAAVPPAVAAMLRGNANTARSHSPWNHTYMEIETEGDPVYEEIERERWVGRAAGVVNGPTGQETLQVSDLSDEDMKRGTPSDMSRQSSRSYGDARPLLPYHHAQGHHFPRSPQDQQFALSEERLRDFNAAQMSRDLEQLQQAQQHLSRDNLMTVAVLNGEQVVCRLTSPSNPQAPQSLPVIHEAGGRGLVASQTLNGEPAHVVVSRGPHYRPQQFSEC, from the exons GTGCGGATTGACGCAGGGCTGCTCCATGCCCGTCAACAGCGAGATCTTCGGAGACAATTGCCCGGGCACCTACAAGTACATCGAAGTCCACTACAGTTGCGTCATAG ACgcgaccaccaccactacctccaggCCGCGGCCGCCGTGGTACATGCATACGAGAGCCCCGATTAGGACGCCTCCGACTCTGTACGCGAACTACAGTACAACCACGACGACCACCCTCCCGCcatccaccaccacatccaccacaacaaccacaagcacgaccaccaccaccacgagcaccaccaccaccacccaggcTCCTGACTTGGAACCGCAAGGTCAGGAGCCAGCGGAGGGCCCCGAGGCCGAGGCGCCCGCTACAGCACCCATGGAAAACGCCACGTCTCCCGCTGCTCCAGTTATGCCGTCGTCTTCTACAgtatctacctctacctctacctctactgtTATCCCGAGTAGCTCCTCGACCCCAGGTAGTAGCACGCACTCGCCGCCCGTGCCTCCGCCGCGTGTGGATGGGGACTATGAAAATCCATACTGTCCTCCCTCGTTTGCTCGCGGACTCTACTGGAACTGGACTCGCAGCGGGGAAATTGCGGTACAGCCGTGTCCAGGGGGCGCCTCCGGATGGGCGAGGCGCTCGTGCAAGACGGTGGACTGGGCGGGTCCTGCTGACCTGAGCGAATGTCGCAGCGTCTGGCTGGCCACGCTCGAGACCCGAGCTAATTCTCACGATTCGCTGATCGGCGTGACGGCCGACTTGGCGAAAGTGACAGAAAATAAAGCTCTGTACGGCGGCGATCTGATCACCACGGCTCGCCTCCTCTCCACGCTGGCCACCCTCATGGCGGACGATCTGGATGACTTCCCAGAGCCGCGGCAGCGCCAGGCCGTTGTGACGGAGATGCTGCAGTCGGCGCTCGCTACGGGGTCTGCCCTGCTGGCGGCAGGGATGGCAGGTCCCTGGGGTGACCTGGCTGTGAGGGAGAGACGCCACGCCGTGACGCAGCTCATGGTGGCCCTGGAAGAGGCGTCGTTCCTTCTGGCCGATGTCCTGCCTACGGGCACGGAAGCGGTGCACCATAAGTCTCACGTGCTGGCGTCTGCGCGGGCTGTCACGGCCGATGGGTCCTCTGTGGCATTCCCTTCTGCCCAAGATCAGACTGTGGACTGGGGCTTCACCGACTCCGTCGCCCTCCCCCCTGAGGCCATCCTCGAAAACAATGATGGCGGCACGACGAGAGTTGTGTTTCTCACGTACCAGCACCTGGAGGACCTGCTTGCGCCGGGCTCGGAACCTCTTGGCCATCGGTCAGGAAACATCACACGGCTAGTGAACTCGCGTGTCGTGTCAGCGTCACTGGGTCACGGTCGCCACATTCAGTTGCCTGAGCCCGttactctcactttctcgctGTTGCGACAGGAGAATGTGACTCGCCCCGTGTGTGCCTTCTGGGACTACACCACGTCAGCGTGGAGCGACGAGGGTTGTCGCGTCATGTTCCACAATCGCTCGCACGTCACTTGCCAGTGCGATCACCTTACGAACTTTGCCGTTCTGATGGAGAAGTCCACCGGTGGAGCGGCGGAGGATCCACAAGCAGCCTTGCGCATTTTGGCTTATGTTGGGTGCGTCGTGAGCctcgtgtgtgtgggcgggtctCTGCTGGTCTTCTCGGTCTTCCGAAGCCTGGCCTCCCCCCGAACTGCTGTGCATAGACATGTGTGCATCTGCCTCACCGCGGCCGAACTGGTGTTTCTTGTCGGGGTGTGGAGGACCGACACCCCAGTGCTGTGTGGCGTGGTGGCCGGCGTCCTGCACTACACGGTTCTCTCGGCATTCGCTTGGATGTTCATGGAAG GTGTTCACGTTTATATGAGTGTTGCTCGAGCAGTAGAATGCGATTCTCTGCGACTGCGGTGGTGGCATTACACCCTGGCCTACGGCCTCCCGCTCCTGGTGGTGGCCGCCGCTGCAGTTGTGGACCCCTTCAGCTATGGCACCGATCAGTATTGCTGGCTCAGGACTGACAACTACTTCGTGTTCTTCCTCGTCGGGCcggcgctgctgctgctggcggcCCACGTGGCCCTCCTGGCGGCCGCCCTCGTGTACACCTGCAGGCTCTCCCCGGACGACGCCCTGAAGACCAAGGAGATGGCACGACTCGACTCGACCAG CGGCGTCTATACCAACGCTCTCCAACACCGACTCTACTCCCGCCT GGCTTGGCTGCGAGGGACCATCACGCTGCTGCTCCTGATGGTGCTGACCTGGACGCTGAGCCTGCTGTTCCTGCACCGGCCGTCGCTCCCCATCGCCGCCGCCTTCTGCGTCCTCAACGCCCTCCACggaatcttcatcttcatctactACTGCGTCAGGAACCAGAAG GTGCGGGAATGGTGTCGGTCTGCGGTGGAGAGCGAGGCTTGGCTCCCGCAGGCGGTGCGCGGAGTCTTTGCCGCCGAGAAGCAGACCTACAGccccaataacaacaccaaccccCATCCCGCCATCTCTCACGCCCTCAATcacgccctcgcctcgcccgccctcaACCAA TATCTTCCAACGCTGTGTCAGCTCGGCGGAGTGAAGGGTCCCGGGGCCAGCACACGCCCCCCGGTGGGACCCCTGCTGTCAGGGGGCACGTCCACGATGGGCTCTGGGGGGTCTCTTCGTCAGGGGGTCACGGGCCACCTCCCCCTCGGCGCCCTGCATCAGTCGTTGCCCCGCCACCACACAGTCACCCTCCcgcgcaccaccaccaccacagccaccaccaccagcaccaaccTTCATCACGCCACCCTTAAGCACGCGGAGGAAGACGCTTCCTACAAGTCCTTCTCGCGGGACTCGGGCCACGGCGGCTCGGAGCAGGAGGACTCGCCCCGCGCCGGATggaacaaccaccaccaccgctactcCAACTCGCTCACCGCCGACCTCAAGAACGCTTACCTCGCCAAACTCAACAGCATCAACGCGAGCGGCGGCCTGGACGGGGGCCTCACCTTCCCCAACATGGAAGGCGGCAACAAAGTGATCACAGTGCCCAACAGCTACACGACGCAACTGTCGCCCGCCGCCGTGCCTCCCGCCGTCGCCGCCATGCTCCGGGGCAACGCCAACACGGCTCGCTCGCACTCTCCTTGGAATCACACGTACATGGAGATCGAGACCGAAGGCGACCCCGTGTACGAGGAGATAGAGCGTGAGCGCTGGGTGGGACGCGCAGCCGGTGTCGTCAACGGACCGACGGGCCAGGAGACGCTGCAGGTGTCCGACCTCTCCGACGAGGACATGAAGCGAGGCACGCCGAGCGACATGAGCCGACAGTCCTCCAGAAGCTACGGCGACGCCCGACCCCTGCTTCCGTATCACCACGCTCAAGGCCACCACTTCCCTCGGAGCCCGCAGGACCAACAGTTCGCTCTCAGTGAGGAGAGATTACGGGACTTCAACGCAGCTCAGATGAGTCGAGATCTGGAACAGCTGCAGCAGGCACAACAGCATCTTTCGCGCGACAACCTGATGACCGTGGCAGTCTTGAACGGGGAGCAGGTGGTCTGCCGCTTGACGTCGCCCTCGAACCCCCAGGCGCCACAGAGCCTGCCAGTCATCCACGAGGCCGGCGGACGAGGCCTTGTGGCATCCCAGACCCTGAACGGGGAGCCCGCCCACGTGGTGGTGTCGCGGGGCCCGCACTATAGACCCCAGCAGTTCAGCGAGTGTTAG